A region of the Amycolatopsis sp. cg13 genome:
TTTTGTTGGCCAGCAGCCGGAAGTCCTGGAACACGCAGCCGATGGTCTGGCGCAGGCGGGGGACCCTGCGCCGGGCGAGCTTGGCGACGTCGAAGTTCGACACCATGACCCGTCCCTTGGAGGGCACCTCTTCCCGCAGCAGCAGCCGCAGGAACGTCGACTTCCCGGAACCGGACGGGCCGATGAGGAAGACGAACTCACCCTTGTCGATCTCGACCGACACCCGTTCGAGGGCGGGACGGGTCGAGGTCTTGTAGACCTTGGAAACCTCTTCGAGCCGGATCACGGTTCGGCATCCTACCCATGGGCCCCGTTAAGCCCGGGTTGCCGGTGCCTTGGGTGACCCGCGCCTCGTCCCGGCGCGGGTCGCCGCCGCCTCGCGGATCAGACCGCGTTCGTCTGCTTGCGCCAGCGGATTCCGGCCTCCAGGAAGCCGTCGATGTCGCCGTCGAGGACCGCGGTGGGGTTGCCGACCTCGAATTCCGTACGGAGGTCCTTGACCATCTGGTACGGGTGCAGCACGTAGGAGCGCATCTGGTTGCCCCAGCTGGAGCCGCCGTCCTTGAGCGCGTCCATTTCGGCCCGTTCCTCCTCCTTTTTGCGCTGCAGGAGGCGCGCCTGGAGGACCTTCATCGCGGCCGCCTTGTTCTGCAGCTGCGATTTCTCGTTCTGGCAGGAGACGACGATGCCGGTCGGGATGTGGGTCAGGCGGACCGCGGAGTCGGTCGTGTTGACGCTCTGCCCGCCGGGGCCGGACGAGCGGTACACGTCGACGCGGATGTCCTTTTCCGGGATGTCGACGTGGTCGACTTCCTCGACCTCGGGCAGGACCTCGACGTGCGCGAAGGACGTCTGCCGCCGGCTCTGGTTGTCGAACGGCGAGATCCGCACGAGGCGGTGGGTGCCCTGCTCGACCGAGAGGGTGCCGTAGACGTACGGGGCGGTCACCTTGAAGGTGGCGGACTTGATGCCCGCTTCTTCGGCGTAGGAGATGTCGAAGACGTCCGTCGGGTAGCCGTGCCGCTCGGCCCAGCGCAGGTACATGCGCAGGAGCATCTCGGCGAAGTCGGCCGCGTCGACGCCGCCCGCTTCGGAGCGGATGTTGACGACGGCGTTGCGGTCGTCGTATTCGCCCGACAGCAGGGTGCGGACTTCGAGCGCGTCGATGTCTTTGCCGAGGTCGGCGAGGTCGCCCTCGGCCTCGGTCATGCTGCCGCTGTCGCCCTCGTCGGCGGCGAGCTCGTAGAGGACGCCGAGGTCGTCGAGGCGCTGGCGCAGTTCGGAGACGCGGCGCAGCTCGGCCTGCCGGTGGGACAGCTGGCTGGTGACCTTCTGGGCTTCTTCGACGTTGTCCCAGAGGGTGGGGCTGGACGCCTGCTCCTCGAGCTCGGCGACCTGCGCCCGCAGCGCGTCGAGGTCCATCACCGACTCGATCTGGGTCAGCTTGCCGGTCAGGTCCTTCAGCGCCGCATCGAACTCATCACTCACGCCGGACAACGTTACGGCAAAACCCACGACCGGTCGCGAACCGGTCGTGGGGCCGTGGCGGAGCTCAGGCCTGCGGGATCGAGTCGAGCAGCTTCAGAGCGGCCTTGGCCTGCGCCTGGGCGAACTCGGCGACTGCCTTGGCGTAGGGGCCGTCGGCGGTCTTGGTGGCGTTCTTGGCCTCTTCGAGCTGCGCCTGGTAGGTGGTGCGGGCGCTGTCGAGCAGGGCGCTGCGCTGTTTGGCCGTCAGGGAGCCGGCGTGCACGAGCCGCAGGATGAGCGGGCTGCGCAGGTGGTCGGGTCCGGCCTCGGACGTGAGCCACGTCTTGAAGGCCTTCTTGCCTGCCGCGGTGAGCACGTACTGCTGGCTCGAACGGGGTCCTTGCTTGCCGAGCCGGACGAGACCCTCTTTCGAGAGCGCCGGGAGCTCGCGGTAGACCTGGCTGCGGGTGACGCTGAAGAAGGCGCCGAAGCGCTCGTCGGCGCCCGAGACGAGCTGGCCGCCTGTGGCGGGGCCGTCATGGAGCAGACCGAGCAGAGCGGCGGCGGTTGCATTCAATTCGGACACCCCTCTACGGTCCCACTTATCCGCCGCTGTGTCCACAGTGGTCACCAATCAGTCCATTGTGGCCAGCGGCAACCCCTCTAACAGCCCAGTCCGCAGGTATGTCCACAATAGACTCTGCCACGCTCCGCAACCACCGCCGAAACGATCACCGCGCCGCAACCACCACCCGAGCGACGGCCAAATGGCGCACAAAAAAGCCGGGGCTCGTGCATCCGCACGAGCCCCGGCTTCGTATCCAAGTAGCGGGGACAGGATTTGAACCTGCGACCTCTGGGTTATGAGCCCAGCGAGCTACCGAGCTGCTCCACCCCGCGTCGTTGTGAAAACAACACTACACCCCCGAAAAACCCCGCCCACACCACCCCCAAAAACACCACCTGACCAGCAAAAACACCACACCCCCACCCCCGACCGACCTACCCCGCCGCCCCGCGCCCGCACCTACCCCAACGAAACCCGCCGCCCCAGCAAACAAACCCCACGCTTTCCGCACCCCCGCCCCGGCGCACGCCACTCATGACGGAATATTCCAACGCCCCCAACGAATCCCGACCCTCTACAAGAGAACACACAAGAGGTCTAAACCTGTCAAAACGCCGCCTGGCGGGCCCCGGCCACTACGAGCCGACGACCCGCGCATGTCTTCTGATCCCGGTTGGATAGCACCGGATTGGCGACGCGGTTTTTGCTCTCTGGGCGAGTTCAGATTCGTTGGGCCGCCGAGGATTGGTCCCCTCACGCCACCGGCGCACCCACCCCAGCAAACCCAACCCACGCCTCACGCCAGACGAGAGACCAACCCCGTCGCGCCCCAACGAAGACCAACGAGCGCGAACACAAAGGCAAGCCCCGCACCCACCTCACCCCACCAGCCAAGCTCGCTCCGCGAGCAATGGCCTCTCACCAGACCGGCCAAGCTCGCTCCGCGAGCAAAGGCCAAAGACGAAGGTGAGGTTCCATCCCCAAGTAGCCCGGCGGGGGTCCAGGGGGCTCGCCCCCTGGCGGGGGTCTGGGGGTTCGACCCCCAGAGGACACAACGAAAGAGGCCTGTCTTCGCGCTTTTTGCGAAGACAGGCCTCTCACCTCTGTAGCGGGGACAGGATTTGAACCTGCGACCTCTGGGTTATGAGCCCAGCGAGCTACCGAGCTGCTCCACCCCGCGTCGTAGGACCTACCTTACGCCCTGGTTTCGAGCGGGCGCAAAGCAGGTGCCTATTACGTAACCGACGTCACCCGCCGGGCTGGGACGGCGGCCCGCTGGAGGCGGGCGGCGTGGTGGGTTTGGCGGAGTTGTATTCCTTGGTGGCGGCGTCGAGCGCCGCGAGTGCCGCGCCTTGGTCGGTGAAGTTGCCGGATTGCTGTGCTGCCTTGAGTTTGGCGAGCGCGGCTTGGATGTCGGCGACGGCTTTGTCCATGGCCGGGTTGCTGCCGCCGGTGCTGGGCGGCGGCTGGGCGGTACTGGACGTCGGCGGGGTCGTGGTGGTGCCGGGGTCGCCTTCCTTGGGCGTGGTGGCCGCCGCGCCGGTGCCCTTGCCGAAGACCTGGTCAAGGGCCTCGTTGAGGGTGGACGCGAAGCCGATCTTGGCTCCGTAGGAGACGAGCACGCGGGCCAGCTGCGGGTAGCTGAGCTGGTTGCGCTGGCGGATGTAGACGGGTTCGACGTAGAGGAATCCGTCGGCGACCGGCAGCGTGATCAGGTTGCCGTAGATGGGAATGACGTTGGGGTTGTTCAGCAATGTCCGGTCTTGCGCGACGCGCGGGTCGCTCTGGAACCGGTTTTGCACCTGGACGGGTCCGTCGACCTGGTTCGCTCCGCTGGCCGGCGGCAGTCGCAGGACGCGGATGGTGCCGTAGTCCTGCGGATCGGACGAGATGGACATCCAGGCGGAAAGATATTGCCGTTGCAGACCGGTGAGCGCACTGGTCAGCTGGAAGGTCGGCCTGCCTTCGCCCGCGGCGTTGGCGAGGACGTAGTACCCGGGCTGGTTGGCGACGTTCGCGCCGGCCGTGGTGGAACTGCCGTCCTCGGTCGGGTCCTGCGGGACGCTCCAGAACGCCTGCTGCGCGTAGAACTCCTGCGGGCTGTCCACGTGGTAGCGGGCGAGCAGTTCGCGCTGGATCTTGAACAGGTCCTCGGGGTAGCGGAAGTGCGAACGCAGCTCCGGCGAAATCTCCGAACTGGGCTTCACGACGCCGGGGAAGACGTTCTCCCACGCCTTGAGGACGGGTTCGTTGTCGTCGATCGAGTACAGGTTGACGGTGCCGTCGAACGCGTCGACGGTCGCCTTCACCGAGTTGCGGATGTAGTTGATCGAGTTGTTCGCCTGTTTGGTGACGCCGTTGAGCGAGTCGTTGGTCGCTTCGCCGAGCTGGGTTTGCTGGGCGTACGGGTAGTTGTCGAGCGTGGTGTAGCCGTCGACGATCCACTGGATGCGGCCGTTGACCACCGCGGGGTACGGGTCGCCGTCGAGGGTGAGCCACGGGGCGACCTTGGCGACGCGGTCGCGCGGTTCGCGGTTGTACATGATCTTCGAGCCGTCGCCGATGGCGTCGGAGAAGAGGATCTTCGGTTCGCGGTATTCGGCGGCGAACATCAGCCGGTTGAACCAGTTGTCGAGCGAGACGCCGCCCTTGCCCTGGTAGAGGTAGCCGCGCTGGGCGTCGGTGTCGTATTCGCCGGGGGCCTTGCCCGGTGTGCCGCCGACGATCGCGTAGTCGGACTGGTTGGTGAGCTCGCCGTAGTAGATCCGCGGCTGGTCGACCTTGATGCCCGGCTGGCCGTTCACCGAGCCCGCGCCGGTGGGGTTCGTGGTGTCGCTCGTGGTGGCGATCGGGTAACCGCCGTCGGAGTTCGAATCCTTCACCGCACGGTCGATCGTGTTCGCGGGCGCGGCGACGAAACCGTTGCCGTGCGTGTAGACCATGTGCTTGTTGATCCAGTTGTTCTGGTTCCCGGTGAGCCCGTCGGTCTTCATTTCCTTGGCGGCCACGATGTAGTCCTGCGTGGTGCCGCCGATGGTGTAGCGGTCGATGTCCAGCTTGGACGGGAAGCCGTAGAAGTTCTCGCGGCCGACGCGCTGGGTGAAGGTGTCGCTGAGGATGTTCGGGTCGAGCAGCCGGATGTTGGAGACCGTGCCGGTGTCGCTCTTCACCGCGTCCGCGGTGGTTTCGGTCTTGCCCGGGTACTGCTCGTATTTCACGTTGGTGAGGCCGTACGCCGCGCGCGTCGCGTCCATGTTGCGCTGGATCGACGGCGCTTCCTTCTCGTTGGCGTTCGGCTTGACCGAGAACTGGTCGAGAATCGCCGGCCAGGCGACGCCGACCAGCACGCCGGAGAGGATCAGCAGGACCAGCGAAATCGCCGGCAGCTGCAGATTCCGCAGGAACGCGCCCGCGAAGAACGCGATCGCGCAGATCACCGAAATGCACAGCAGGATCAGCTTCGCCGGGAGCACCGCGTTGAGGTCGGTGTAGGTGGCTCCGTTGAACAGCGGCATGTTCCGGTCGGACAGCAGCAGGTTGTACCGGTCGAAGAAGTACTCGACCGCCTTCAGCAGCACGAAAAGCCCGACCGTGATGGCGAGCTGCGCGCGGGTCGGGCCGGCCAGCTGGCCGCCGCGGCCGGCGAGCCGGATGCCGCCGAAGATGTAGTGCGCGATCAGCGCGCCGAAGAACGAGACGACGACGGTGACGAACAGCCAGCCGAGCAGCCAGTTCACGAACGGCAGGGTGAAGGCGTAGAAACCGAGGTCGATTTTGAACTCGGGATCCGTCTGGCCGAACGAGGTGCCGTTGAGGAACAGCTGGATCGTCTGCCAGTCCCCGGTCGCCGACGCGCCGGAGATGACGCCGGTGAGCACCGGGATGCCGATGCCGAACAGCCGGATCCGGCTGACGATCACCGAGCGGTAGCGCGACAGCGGATCGTCGCGGCCGGACACCGGCACGAACACCGGCCTGGTCCGGTAGGCGATCAGCAGGCTGACCGCCAGCGCCCCGCCGACCAGCAGCCCTACCGCGAGGAAGAGCACGATGCGGGTGACCAGCTGCGTGGTGAACACCGAACGCGCCTGCAGTTCGCCGAACCACAGCCAGTCCACGTAGGTGTCGAGCAACCGGACGCCGGCCAGCAGGGCCAGCACGATCACCGCGGCGATGATGAGAAGGATCCGGCTGCGCCGGGACAGCTTCAGGCTCACCGGGGGCCGAGTCGCCACGGCAATGCTCCTGTCTTCGTGAACACGTTCGCCGGGGACAGCAGTGTCCCCGTGAGCTCTAACTCTACGGACGGTGCCGTGAGTTCCCGGGACCACCCAAACCGGGCACGCGCGGCGCGTCGCGAGGACGCCTGACACGATGGTCGCCATGCCACCGAGTGAGCCGTCTGCCGCCCACCCTGTCGCCGGGCTGGCCCGGGAAGTCGAAGAGTTCGTCGCCGCCGCTGGCTGGAACCAGCCGCCGCAGTTGTTCGCGCTGGTGCCGACCGCCGCGCTGCTGGACGAACAGCCCGAGCTGGCCGGTCAGCTCGACCGGGCGAACCCGCTGACCCCGGTGGCCCAGGAGGCGCTGCCGGACGGCGATCTCGCCGAATCGCTCGGCCGGATCGCGTGGCCGGACATCGTGGTCGGATGCGCGCTGGCGCAGGAGATCATCGTGCTGCCTCCGGACGTCGAGGCGGAACTCGAAGGAATCGCCGAAGCGGACGCCGAAAGCCTCCGCCGCGCCGCCGCGGACCACCCGCGCCGCACCGAGGCGCGGCTCGTGGCCGCTGTCCTGCGCGAAGGCGACGCGGCTTGCGTGATGCGGCTGCGCGGCGTCCAGCCGGGCGACGAAGACGAGAACGCGGTCGACGAACTGGTGGAAAGCCCGGATCTCGCGCCGAATCTGGTGGACGCGCTGAAGACGACTCTGCAGCCCTGATCAGCTGGGAACGGCCACCTTCCGCTCCGGCGGTTGGTGGCCGTATCGGGCGATATTGACCGAGCCCGCGTGCGGGTCGACGAAATGGTCGGACCAGGATCGATCGACGCTGTGCGGCCGGGTTCCTTGGAGGCCGAGGTACGCCGACACCAGGCCTGGCCCAACTCGCCGCACCGCGGCGGGCGGTTCGGGCAGCCGATGGACCTCGCGCAGCTGCCTGCCCATGAGCAGCAAGAGGCTCGGCGCGGCGAGGCGGCGTGCGGGTCCGGGGAACCAGCGGTGCCAGTCGAGGAACAGCTGGTCCACGAGTTTCCGGCCGCCGTCGGTGAAGCCGAGGCGTTGCTCGTAGCCGTGGATCCAGTCCAGGAATTCTCTTCGGCTGGGCGGAATTTCCAGGCCCATGTGCTCGCCGACGCCGCGCCAGAAGTAGTAATGCGCCTGGTCCTCGGCCTCGGTGAACACCGACAGCCCCAGCTCGCCGAGGATGCGGGCCGGTTCGAAGATCAGCGACCCGAGGGTGAACAGCTTGTCCTCGCCGGTGATGCCGAACCGGGCGTGAATCTCTTCCATCCGGTCGATCACCCGGCGACCGGCTTCGCTGCTGTGCCCGTGCCGGATCATCTCGCCGAAGAAGACGAGAGTGTGGTCGTTGCGCCGCCGGACGTTCCGCATCATGTCGCCGGAGCCGGTCCGGTAGACGATCCGCGCGATCGACGGCGAGGCGACCTGGCGGGCGAACGCGACGGTGTAGGCGCCGTGCACGAACATCGCGTCGCCGTATCGGACGCCGAGGCCGAGGTGGGTGATGGCCTCGTTGTCCCGCACCGGGTCGAGGGCCGCGATGGCGGCGGCGAGGCTGCGCCCGCCCGCGAGTCCGTTCATGGGCACCTCCGGACCAAGTAAGAACGCCAGCGTTCCTGATCCTGCCGACTATCAACTAGGAACGTGCGTGTGTCAAGATGGCCCGGTGCCCGAAGTAGTCCGTCCCTACCGCGGTGTCAGCGCCGACGAGCGCCGTAGGCAACGCCGAAGCCAGCTCCTGGAAGCGGGTCTCGACGTGGTCGGCGAGGTCGGCGTCGCCGATACGACGGTTGACCTCGTCTGCAAGCGCGCGGGCCTGTCCAAGCGCTACTTCTACGAGAGCTTCGCGGACCGGGAAGCGCTCTTGACAGCGGTGCTGACCGGGGTTTTCGACGCCGTCCGGTCCGCGTTGGAGACAGCGCTGACGGACGCCCCCGCAGCCGCTGAGGAACGGATGACGCTGCTGGTCACCGCCACCGTGGAGGCCATCGCCACCGACCCCCGGGTGAGCCGGTTGTGGGTGGAAGCGAATCACCTTCCGGCCTTGGAACAACACCGGAGCGAGGCTTACGCCGAGTTCGCCGATCTGCTCGTCAACATCCTGCTCCCCGGCCGCGAGGACGATCCGGACGCCCGGTCGGCCTTCGTGCTGGTGGTCGCGGGGACCACCGAAGTGCTGCGCCGATGGCTCGCCGACGGGTCGCCCGGCGGCACGGCGGGCGTCGTCGACATCCTGCGCAGAGTCGGCCTGGCCGTCACCGGCGAGTTCGGCTGATCGCGGTCAGCAGTGCGCGGTCGGGCGGCCGGCCTTCAGGTTGTCGAGCTGTTTGAGCGCGTCGTCCAAGGTCGACACCTTGATGAGGTTGAGCCCCTCCGGCGCGGCCGATTTCGCCTCGGCGCAGTTGTGCTCGGGAACGAGGAAGTCGGTCGCGCCCGCTTCCTTCGCGCCGACGACCTTGAACGAGATCCCGCCGATCGGCCCGACCTGACCGGTCTCGCTGATCTCGCCGGTGCCCGCGATGTGCCTGCCGCCCGCGAGGTCGCTGCCCGGTTTCCCGGGCGGGGTGAGCCGGTCGATGATCGCGAGGGTGAACATCAGCCCGGCCGACGGGCCGCCGACGTCCTGCAGCGAGATGTCGACGGAGAACGGCGCGACCGCGCGGTCGACAGCGGTGAGCCCGAGGAAGCCCTGGGTGCGGTCCTCGCGCTGGGCGAGCGTGACCGGCACGGTGCGTTCCGGCTGGCCGAGGTGCTGGAAGGTGACCTGGACGGAATCGCCCGGCTTGGTGTTGACGATCGAGGCGGCGACTTCGGCGGCCTCGCGGACCTGCTTGCCGTTGACCGCGATGAGCTTGTCGCCGGGGGCGAGGATGTGGTCGGCCGGACTGCCGGACACGATCTGCTTCGCGACGACCTGCACCGGGTAGCCGAGGTGGCGCAGCGCGGCGACCTGGGCGTTGCTCTGCGAGTTCTGCAGCTGCTGGATGTTCTCCTGCTTGACCTGCTCGTTGGTCTCGCCGGGCTTGTAGTACTCCTCGCGCGGCGCGAGCGCGTAGCGGCCGCTGGCCCAGAGGCCGAGCGCGGTGAAGAGGTTGATGCCGTCGTTGAGCGAGACGGTGGTCATCCGCAGTTCGCCGCTGGTCCCGTAGGTCTGCTGTCCCTTGACCTGGATCACCGGGTTGCCCGCGGCGTCGCGGCCGAGGGTGTCGTAGGTGGGCCCGGGGCTGATCGCGACATACGGCACCTGGACCAGGAACCCGGCCACGACGAACACCAGGAACAGCACGCCGCTGACCAGCATCGTCCATCCGCGGCGGGTCAACCGCCGGTCGCTGCGGGCCGGCGCGCGCGACGGCTCGGCGCGGCGGGACTGGTTCGCGGTGTCCTCGTCCGGTTTTGTCACGAGCGACAGCGTACGGTGACTGTGTTCGCTTCCCGGTGAAGGCCACGGTTGACGCGCTGAGCCGGGTCGTACCCGCGTACGGTGGAGCTATGAGCAATCCCCCGTTCGGCTTCGGACCGCCCGATCCCGACAAGCGAGGCGACAACGACCCCTCGAACCCGGGCCAGCCCGGCGGAGCCGAGGCGTTCAACCAGCTCGGGCAGATGCTGAGCCAGCTGGGCCAGATGCTGAGCCAGGCGGGCTCGTCGAGCGGGCCGGTCAACTACGACCTGGCGAAGCAGATCGCACTCCAGAACCTGAGCGGACGGGACGACGCCAAGATCGGCTTCACGTCTGACGGCGGCGACTCCGCCACCGCCGTGCGCGACGCCGCGCACCTGGCGGAACTGTGGCTCGACGCGGCGACGATCCTCCCCGCGGGCGCGACCACCACCGTGTCGTGGTCGGCGCGCACCTGGGTCGAGAAGACGCTGCCGACCTGGCAGCGGCTCTGCGACCCGGTGGCGCAGCAGGTGTCCGGCGCGTGGATGCAGGCGCTGCCCGAGGAAGCCAAGCAGGCGGCCGGTCCGCTGCTTTCGATGATGGGCCAGATGGGCGGCATGGCCTTCGGGTCGCAGCTCGGCAACGCCCTCGCCCAGCTCGCACAGGAAGTCCTCACGTCGACCGAGGTAGGCCTGCCGCTCGGCGAGGCCACGACGTCGGCGCTGCTCCCGGCGAACATCGAGAAGTTCACGGAGGGCCTGGAGCTGCCCGCCAGCGAGGTGCTGGTCTTCCTGGCCGCGCGCGAGGCCGCGCACCAGCGCCTGTTCGCCCACGTGCCGTGGCTGCGGCAGCGCCTGCTGGCGACGGTCGAGGAGTTCGCCCGCGGGATCACCGTCGACACCTCCGCGCTGGAATCCCTGGCCGGAAGCATCGACCCGGCAAACCCGGCGAGCATCGAAGAGGCGATGTCGTCCGGTCTCCTTGAGCCCCAGACCACCCCCGAGCAGCAGGCCGCTTTGAAGCGCCTGGAAACCCTGCTGGCGCTGGTGGAAGGCTGGGTAGATGTGGTGGTCGCGGAGGCCATCGGCGACCGTCTTCCCGGAGCCGAAGCCCTGCGCGAAACGCTGCGCCGCCGCCGCGCGACCGGCGGCCCCGCCGAGCAGACCTTCGCGACCCTGGTGGGCCTCGAACTGCGCCCGCGCCGCATGCGCGCCGCGTCGTCCCTGTGGAAGCTCGTAGGAGACCGTCACGGACTCGAAAAGCGCGATGGCCTGTGGTCCCACCCGGACCTCATGCCTACTGCTGAGGACCTGGACGAGCCCCTGGACTTCGCCGACCGCATGGCCGAACCGCCCGCTCTCGCGTCGGACCTGGACCCGATCGCTGAGCTGGAGCGCACGGAGAAGGCTGAGCGCGAGGCCCGCGAGGCCAAGTCAGCCGCCGAGGGTGGCGACTCCGGTGCCGCCTCCGGCTCCGAGGACAAGGGCGACGAGACCCCGAAGGACGAGGGGAACTCGCCTTCCTGAGGCCGCCTGCCCTGGCTGCGCTGCCGTTCAGACCCACCGCGCGGACCGTCTCACCTGGTTGAGACGGTCCGCGCGGCGTTTGTACGGCCAGCAGTCCGCTCCGCACGCAACGCTCAACCCCGCTCGCCTCGCCGCTTCCTCCCACGGGCGATCCGGCGTGGCTTTCCGCCCGGCTAGCCGTGACCAGCCGTCGACGCCCGTCCTCCTAACGCCTCATCAGCCGCACCGGCCCCTCCGCCTCGCCATTCCTCCCAAAGCCCCTGCAGCACTGGCCACTCCGCGCGCCTTCCTCCCAAAGCCCCAGCGGCACCGG
Encoded here:
- the prfB gene encoding peptide chain release factor 2; translated protein: MSDEFDAALKDLTGKLTQIESVMDLDALRAQVAELEEQASSPTLWDNVEEAQKVTSQLSHRQAELRRVSELRQRLDDLGVLYELAADEGDSGSMTEAEGDLADLGKDIDALEVRTLLSGEYDDRNAVVNIRSEAGGVDAADFAEMLLRMYLRWAERHGYPTDVFDISYAEEAGIKSATFKVTAPYVYGTLSVEQGTHRLVRISPFDNQSRRQTSFAHVEVLPEVEEVDHVDIPEKDIRVDVYRSSGPGGQSVNTTDSAVRLTHIPTGIVVSCQNEKSQLQNKAAAMKVLQARLLQRKKEEERAEMDALKDGGSSWGNQMRSYVLHPYQMVKDLRTEFEVGNPTAVLDGDIDGFLEAGIRWRKQTNAV
- a CDS encoding TetR/AcrR family transcriptional regulator, with the translated sequence MPEVVRPYRGVSADERRRQRRSQLLEAGLDVVGEVGVADTTVDLVCKRAGLSKRYFYESFADREALLTAVLTGVFDAVRSALETALTDAPAAAEERMTLLVTATVEAIATDPRVSRLWVEANHLPALEQHRSEAYAEFADLLVNILLPGREDDPDARSAFVLVVAGTTEVLRRWLADGSPGGTAGVVDILRRVGLAVTGEFG
- a CDS encoding zinc-dependent metalloprotease, which gives rise to MSNPPFGFGPPDPDKRGDNDPSNPGQPGGAEAFNQLGQMLSQLGQMLSQAGSSSGPVNYDLAKQIALQNLSGRDDAKIGFTSDGGDSATAVRDAAHLAELWLDAATILPAGATTTVSWSARTWVEKTLPTWQRLCDPVAQQVSGAWMQALPEEAKQAAGPLLSMMGQMGGMAFGSQLGNALAQLAQEVLTSTEVGLPLGEATTSALLPANIEKFTEGLELPASEVLVFLAAREAAHQRLFAHVPWLRQRLLATVEEFARGITVDTSALESLAGSIDPANPASIEEAMSSGLLEPQTTPEQQAALKRLETLLALVEGWVDVVVAEAIGDRLPGAEALRETLRRRRATGGPAEQTFATLVGLELRPRRMRAASSLWKLVGDRHGLEKRDGLWSHPDLMPTAEDLDEPLDFADRMAEPPALASDLDPIAELERTEKAEREAREAKSAAEGGDSGAASGSEDKGDETPKDEGNSPS
- a CDS encoding oxygenase MpaB family protein, with protein sequence MNGLAGGRSLAAAIAALDPVRDNEAITHLGLGVRYGDAMFVHGAYTVAFARQVASPSIARIVYRTGSGDMMRNVRRRNDHTLVFFGEMIRHGHSSEAGRRVIDRMEEIHARFGITGEDKLFTLGSLIFEPARILGELGLSVFTEAEDQAHYYFWRGVGEHMGLEIPPSRREFLDWIHGYEQRLGFTDGGRKLVDQLFLDWHRWFPGPARRLAAPSLLLLMGRQLREVHRLPEPPAAVRRVGPGLVSAYLGLQGTRPHSVDRSWSDHFVDPHAGSVNIARYGHQPPERKVAVPS
- a CDS encoding PDZ domain-containing protein — protein: MLVSGVLFLVFVVAGFLVQVPYVAISPGPTYDTLGRDAAGNPVIQVKGQQTYGTSGELRMTTVSLNDGINLFTALGLWASGRYALAPREEYYKPGETNEQVKQENIQQLQNSQSNAQVAALRHLGYPVQVVAKQIVSGSPADHILAPGDKLIAVNGKQVREAAEVAASIVNTKPGDSVQVTFQHLGQPERTVPVTLAQREDRTQGFLGLTAVDRAVAPFSVDISLQDVGGPSAGLMFTLAIIDRLTPPGKPGSDLAGGRHIAGTGEISETGQVGPIGGISFKVVGAKEAGATDFLVPEHNCAEAKSAAPEGLNLIKVSTLDDALKQLDNLKAGRPTAHC
- a CDS encoding UPF0182 family protein → MSLKLSRRSRILLIIAAVIVLALLAGVRLLDTYVDWLWFGELQARSVFTTQLVTRIVLFLAVGLLVGGALAVSLLIAYRTRPVFVPVSGRDDPLSRYRSVIVSRIRLFGIGIPVLTGVISGASATGDWQTIQLFLNGTSFGQTDPEFKIDLGFYAFTLPFVNWLLGWLFVTVVVSFFGALIAHYIFGGIRLAGRGGQLAGPTRAQLAITVGLFVLLKAVEYFFDRYNLLLSDRNMPLFNGATYTDLNAVLPAKLILLCISVICAIAFFAGAFLRNLQLPAISLVLLILSGVLVGVAWPAILDQFSVKPNANEKEAPSIQRNMDATRAAYGLTNVKYEQYPGKTETTADAVKSDTGTVSNIRLLDPNILSDTFTQRVGRENFYGFPSKLDIDRYTIGGTTQDYIVAAKEMKTDGLTGNQNNWINKHMVYTHGNGFVAAPANTIDRAVKDSNSDGGYPIATTSDTTNPTGAGSVNGQPGIKVDQPRIYYGELTNQSDYAIVGGTPGKAPGEYDTDAQRGYLYQGKGGVSLDNWFNRLMFAAEYREPKILFSDAIGDGSKIMYNREPRDRVAKVAPWLTLDGDPYPAVVNGRIQWIVDGYTTLDNYPYAQQTQLGEATNDSLNGVTKQANNSINYIRNSVKATVDAFDGTVNLYSIDDNEPVLKAWENVFPGVVKPSSEISPELRSHFRYPEDLFKIQRELLARYHVDSPQEFYAQQAFWSVPQDPTEDGSSTTAGANVANQPGYYVLANAAGEGRPTFQLTSALTGLQRQYLSAWMSISSDPQDYGTIRVLRLPPASGANQVDGPVQVQNRFQSDPRVAQDRTLLNNPNVIPIYGNLITLPVADGFLYVEPVYIRQRNQLSYPQLARVLVSYGAKIGFASTLNEALDQVFGKGTGAAATTPKEGDPGTTTTPPTSSTAQPPPSTGGSNPAMDKAVADIQAALAKLKAAQQSGNFTDQGAALAALDAATKEYNSAKPTTPPASSGPPSQPGG
- a CDS encoding PPA1309 family protein → MPPSEPSAAHPVAGLAREVEEFVAAAGWNQPPQLFALVPTAALLDEQPELAGQLDRANPLTPVAQEALPDGDLAESLGRIAWPDIVVGCALAQEIIVLPPDVEAELEGIAEADAESLRRAAADHPRRTEARLVAAVLREGDAACVMRLRGVQPGDEDENAVDELVESPDLAPNLVDALKTTLQP
- a CDS encoding helix-turn-helix transcriptional regulator; the encoded protein is MSELNATAAALLGLLHDGPATGGQLVSGADERFGAFFSVTRSQVYRELPALSKEGLVRLGKQGPRSSQQYVLTAAGKKAFKTWLTSEAGPDHLRSPLILRLVHAGSLTAKQRSALLDSARTTYQAQLEEAKNATKTADGPYAKAVAEFAQAQAKAALKLLDSIPQA